A part of Vallitalea okinawensis genomic DNA contains:
- the fsa gene encoding fructose-6-phosphate aldolase, giving the protein MKIFIDTANVEDIKKANDMGVICGVTTNPSLIAKEGRDFVEVIKEITSIVDGPISAEVISLEAEGMVKEARELVKIHANIVIKIPMTAEGLKAVKVLTAEGIKTNVTLVFSAPQALLAARAGATYVSPFLGRLDDIGQEGMNLIEEIVDIFSVHGITTEIIAASVRHPMHVTDCARLGAHIATIPYKVIEQMTKHPLTDSGIERFLKDWEGVPK; this is encoded by the coding sequence ATGAAAATTTTTATTGATACAGCTAATGTGGAAGATATTAAAAAAGCTAATGATATGGGAGTGATTTGTGGGGTAACAACAAACCCATCACTTATCGCTAAAGAAGGAAGAGACTTTGTTGAAGTTATTAAAGAAATCACATCTATTGTAGATGGACCAATTAGTGCAGAGGTCATATCCTTAGAAGCTGAAGGTATGGTTAAAGAAGCTAGAGAGTTAGTTAAAATTCATGCCAATATCGTTATTAAAATTCCTATGACAGCTGAAGGTCTTAAAGCAGTTAAAGTACTTACTGCAGAAGGAATTAAAACTAATGTAACTTTAGTATTTTCAGCTCCACAAGCATTGTTAGCAGCTAGAGCTGGTGCAACATATGTAAGCCCTTTCTTAGGTCGCTTAGATGATATCGGTCAAGAGGGTATGAATCTTATTGAGGAAATTGTTGATATCTTCTCTGTACATGGTATTACTACTGAAATTATTGCTGCAAGTGTAAGACATCCTATGCATGTAACAGATTGTGCACGTTTAGGTGCTCATATTGCTACAATTCCATATAAAGTTATTGAGCAAATGACAAAACATCCACTTACTGATAGCGGTATTGAGAGATTCCTTAAAGATTGGGAAGGCGTTCCTAAATAA
- the tkt gene encoding transketolase, translating to MHNRDRLTIDTIRVLSAEAIQKANSGHPGLPMGAAPAAYALWAKIMDHNPANPEWVDRDRFILSAGHGSMLVYSLLHLFGYSLTLDDLKNFRQLDSLTPGHPEYGHTKGVEMTTGPLGQGISSAVGMAMAESYLAKRFNKEDIKPVDHYTYAVVGDGCLEEGITYEACSLAGTLGLGKLIVLYDSNNISIEGDTAIAFREDVMKRFDAQGWHVQKVEDGNDLDAIIGAVEKAKEETNRPSMIEVKSLIGFGSPKEGKASAHGEPLGEENILKTKEKLGLDTEKSFHVPDEVIKHLKDVQDKGVKAEEAWNVLFEDYKAKYPEDAKAWEIWHSEELPVDLLNDDSFWSFDKSMATRQSSGEVINRLAEVIPNLIGGSADLSPSTKTIMNNRGHFTPEDHSGSNLHFGVREHAMAAITNGLQLHGGLHAYCATFFVFSDYMKGSMRLSALMNQPVTYVLTHDSIGVGEDGPTHQPIEQLAALRSLPNFTVFRPADSKETAAAWYYALTNKKTPTALVLTRQALPLYDNSGKEALKGAYTIYDCKGQPEVLLMATGSEVELVVNAAKELQNEGIKARAISMPSLELFEQQDEAYRESVLPKSVTKRVAVEAASPFGWYKYVGLEGKVIAMEGFGASGPAKELFKMFGFTTENVVKEAKALL from the coding sequence ATGCATAACAGAGATCGCTTAACAATCGATACTATTCGTGTGCTATCAGCTGAAGCTATACAAAAAGCTAATTCAGGTCATCCAGGATTACCAATGGGTGCAGCACCTGCAGCTTATGCACTATGGGCAAAAATAATGGATCATAACCCAGCTAACCCAGAGTGGGTTGATCGAGATCGTTTTATTTTATCAGCTGGACATGGTTCTATGCTAGTTTATTCATTACTACATCTATTTGGTTACAGTTTAACTTTAGATGACTTAAAGAACTTCCGTCAATTAGATAGTCTAACACCAGGTCATCCAGAGTATGGTCATACAAAAGGTGTTGAAATGACTACTGGTCCACTTGGCCAAGGTATTTCATCTGCAGTAGGGATGGCCATGGCAGAAAGTTATTTAGCTAAGAGATTCAATAAAGAAGATATTAAACCTGTCGATCACTATACTTACGCAGTAGTTGGTGATGGATGTTTAGAAGAGGGTATAACCTATGAAGCATGTTCTTTAGCTGGAACATTGGGTTTAGGTAAACTAATCGTTTTATACGATTCTAATAACATCTCCATCGAAGGTGATACAGCTATAGCTTTTAGAGAAGATGTCATGAAACGTTTTGACGCACAAGGTTGGCATGTTCAAAAAGTTGAAGATGGTAATGATCTTGATGCAATCATTGGTGCAGTTGAAAAAGCAAAAGAAGAGACTAATCGACCAAGTATGATAGAAGTTAAATCATTAATTGGTTTTGGATCTCCAAAAGAAGGTAAGGCATCTGCACATGGAGAACCATTAGGTGAAGAGAATATTCTTAAAACAAAAGAAAAACTTGGTTTAGATACAGAGAAGTCATTCCATGTACCTGATGAAGTAATAAAGCATCTAAAAGATGTTCAAGATAAAGGTGTCAAGGCAGAAGAGGCTTGGAATGTATTATTTGAAGACTATAAAGCAAAATATCCTGAGGATGCAAAAGCATGGGAGATTTGGCATAGTGAAGAGTTACCAGTTGACTTATTAAATGATGATAGTTTCTGGAGCTTTGATAAGTCTATGGCTACTCGTCAATCTTCTGGAGAAGTGATTAATCGCTTAGCAGAAGTTATTCCTAACTTAATTGGCGGCTCAGCAGATCTTTCTCCATCTACGAAGACAATCATGAATAATAGAGGTCATTTCACTCCAGAAGATCATAGTGGTTCTAATTTACACTTTGGTGTACGTGAACATGCTATGGCTGCTATTACAAATGGTTTACAACTTCATGGAGGACTTCATGCATACTGTGCAACCTTCTTTGTTTTCAGTGATTACATGAAAGGTTCAATGCGCTTATCAGCATTAATGAACCAACCTGTGACTTACGTTTTAACACATGATAGTATTGGTGTTGGTGAAGATGGACCAACTCATCAACCTATAGAGCAACTTGCAGCTCTTCGTAGTCTTCCTAACTTCACAGTATTTAGACCAGCGGATTCTAAAGAGACTGCAGCTGCATGGTACTACGCTTTAACAAATAAAAAGACACCAACTGCTTTGGTTCTTACACGTCAAGCGTTACCTTTATACGATAACTCAGGTAAAGAAGCATTAAAAGGCGCTTATACAATATATGATTGTAAAGGTCAACCAGAAGTTCTATTAATGGCAACAGGTTCAGAAGTTGAACTAGTAGTAAACGCTGCTAAAGAGTTACAAAATGAAGGTATAAAAGCGAGAGCTATTAGTATGCCATCATTAGAGTTATTTGAGCAGCAGGATGAAGCTTACAGAGAAAGTGTACTTCCTAAGAGTGTAACTAAAAGAGTAGCTGTAGAAGCTGCGTCACCATTTGGATGGTATAAATATGTTGGATTAGAGGGTAAAGTCATCGCAATGGAAGGTTTCGGTGCATCTGGTCCTGCAAAAGAGTTATTTAAAATGTTTGGTTTCACAACAGAGAATGTAGTTAAAGAGGCAAAAGCTTTGCTATAA
- a CDS encoding prepilin peptidase — translation MFKYVLLIGILALSAITDYKEYKVKNKYLLLTVLIACIYHGTTTGLQGSIKTFFNVFIPIIILFPLFMLKMLPAGDIKLFGTIAAIMGTVFTINAFILTIFIAGIGAIILMFVHNNFFERMTYLGRYIYSSLILKKILPYNNYSNINPSYHFPLSYFIFLGCIINIIVEYFGFYIFWA, via the coding sequence ATGTTTAAATATGTATTATTAATTGGAATTTTAGCTTTATCTGCTATAACAGATTATAAAGAATACAAGGTAAAAAATAAATATTTGCTACTTACTGTTCTTATAGCCTGTATTTATCATGGCACAACTACTGGATTACAAGGTAGCATAAAGACTTTCTTTAATGTATTTATTCCTATAATTATTCTGTTTCCATTGTTCATGCTGAAAATGCTACCAGCAGGCGACATTAAACTCTTTGGAACAATCGCTGCAATTATGGGTACCGTTTTTACAATCAATGCTTTTATATTAACGATCTTCATAGCTGGTATAGGAGCAATTATTCTAATGTTTGTGCACAATAATTTCTTTGAACGTATGACGTATCTAGGTCGATATATATACTCAAGTCTTATTCTAAAAAAAATATTACCTTATAATAACTACAGTAATATTAACCCATCCTATCACTTTCCATTATCTTATTTTATTTTTCTTGGTTGCATTATTAACATAATAGTAGAGTATTTTGGCTTCTATATATTTTGGGCATAA
- a CDS encoding P-loop NTPase family protein yields the protein MAITLVILDKDPSYSEYLTHYFRRYYNSIFHIVSSTTLVAMNIYLQNNDCIFLIHESYREDWSNEDAEVFWLCEEKNNGERFLYKYQKVDRFIHKILETSQREVDNLSLLKGLKQNIIGIYSPIGGIGKTTIATALTGLIAQHENVLYLNLEPFPSNAFLMNEGNKYNFSDLLLFASRASEDINMLIEKVVNRYETLELYYFNPYNRYEDLLDTDAGTWYRLMLALCHKYDKIILDFGSHEDKQVLTVFNLCHVLVVLVCHEPFAKMKVEKWYNYQQKMSRDLNICWVANKIDQREESQEPSSEYVLELAYNESYLRFNNFEELLRSSLLDKLIPLYLYLEGGESVD from the coding sequence ATGGCAATAACCCTTGTAATACTGGATAAAGACCCTAGTTATAGTGAATACTTAACTCATTATTTTCGCCGCTACTATAATAGTATTTTTCATATTGTTTCTTCTACAACCTTAGTGGCAATGAATATCTATTTACAAAATAATGACTGCATTTTTCTCATACATGAGAGCTATCGAGAAGATTGGTCAAATGAAGATGCAGAAGTCTTTTGGCTCTGTGAAGAGAAAAATAATGGGGAGAGGTTTCTGTATAAGTACCAGAAGGTAGATAGATTTATACATAAAATTTTAGAAACATCACAGAGAGAAGTAGATAATTTAAGCCTACTCAAAGGGTTAAAACAGAATATTATTGGTATCTATTCACCAATAGGGGGGATAGGAAAAACCACTATTGCAACCGCTTTAACAGGGCTTATAGCTCAACACGAAAATGTCCTTTATTTAAATTTAGAGCCGTTTCCTAGTAATGCTTTTTTAATGAATGAAGGGAATAAGTATAATTTTTCGGATTTATTACTGTTTGCAAGCAGAGCTTCTGAAGACATCAATATGTTAATTGAAAAAGTCGTTAATAGATATGAAACCTTAGAATTATATTATTTCAATCCCTATAATCGCTACGAAGATTTACTGGATACTGATGCAGGTACTTGGTATCGACTTATGCTAGCATTATGTCATAAATACGATAAAATCATCTTAGATTTTGGATCTCATGAGGATAAACAAGTGCTGACAGTATTCAATTTATGCCATGTTTTGGTGGTTTTAGTTTGTCATGAGCCATTTGCTAAGATGAAAGTAGAGAAGTGGTATAACTATCAGCAGAAGATGAGTAGAGATTTAAATATCTGCTGGGTAGCTAATAAGATTGATCAACGGGAGGAATCTCAAGAACCCTCCAGTGAATATGTTTTAGAGCTGGCTTATAACGAGAGTTATCTTCGCTTCAATAATTTTGAAGAGCTTTTGAGGAGCTCTCTTTTAGATAAATTAATACCTCTTTATTTATATTTAGAGGGAGGAGAGTCAGTTGATTGA
- a CDS encoding CpaF family protein, with product MNEIIALVRQRVDFKMEQSDVSIQSAIDETVLELAKERLLTNKERMDLSIQVFNALRRLDILQPLLDDQDVTEIMVNGPEKIFIEKQGQIFKLDACFESQSKLEDIIQNIVSKVNRVVNESNPMVDARLKDGSRVNATLAPVALNGPILTIRKFPEKPLTIEQLIDWGSITREVADFLKKLVEAKYNIFVCGGTGSGKTTFLNVLSNFIPEDERIITIEDSAELRIVKVDNLVSLETRNANVEGTGQISMRDLIKTSLRMRPDRIVVGEVRGEEALDMLQAMNTGHDGSLSTGHANSCKDMLSRLETMVLMGADIPLNAIRQQIASALDIMIYLGRLRDRSRKVLEVSEIIAYKDGEILLRPLYQFTETSRSTKEKVVGGLRKTDHILKHQLKCHMAGISLD from the coding sequence ATGAATGAAATTATAGCTTTAGTCCGACAACGTGTTGATTTCAAGATGGAACAGAGTGATGTTTCTATTCAGAGTGCTATTGATGAGACAGTTTTAGAGCTAGCCAAAGAAAGATTATTGACAAATAAGGAACGCATGGATTTATCGATACAAGTATTTAATGCTTTAAGGCGATTGGATATTCTACAACCTCTTCTTGATGATCAAGACGTAACAGAAATCATGGTTAATGGACCAGAGAAGATTTTTATAGAAAAGCAGGGGCAAATTTTTAAACTTGATGCTTGTTTCGAAAGTCAATCTAAATTAGAAGATATCATTCAGAATATAGTTTCTAAAGTCAATAGGGTAGTTAATGAATCTAACCCTATGGTTGATGCTAGGCTTAAAGATGGCAGTAGAGTTAATGCTACGCTAGCTCCTGTTGCACTTAATGGTCCTATCTTAACCATAAGAAAGTTTCCAGAAAAACCTTTAACCATTGAACAGCTAATTGATTGGGGATCTATAACCAGAGAAGTAGCGGATTTTTTGAAGAAGTTAGTTGAAGCGAAATATAATATTTTTGTTTGTGGAGGTACTGGGTCAGGGAAAACCACCTTTTTAAATGTGCTTTCTAATTTTATACCTGAAGACGAGCGGATCATAACCATAGAAGACTCAGCTGAATTACGTATAGTTAAAGTAGATAATTTGGTAAGTTTAGAAACAAGGAATGCTAATGTTGAAGGTACAGGGCAGATCAGTATGAGGGATTTAATTAAAACATCATTAAGGATGCGTCCTGATCGAATAGTTGTTGGTGAAGTTCGCGGTGAAGAAGCTTTGGATATGCTTCAGGCTATGAATACAGGCCACGACGGATCACTGTCAACAGGACATGCCAACTCATGTAAAGATATGCTTAGTAGACTAGAAACCATGGTTTTAATGGGAGCAGATATTCCTTTAAATGCAATAAGGCAACAAATTGCTTCAGCATTGGATATTATGATTTACTTAGGAAGGCTTCGGGATCGATCAAGAAAAGTTCTAGAAGTTTCAGAAATAATCGCTTATAAAGACGGAGAAATTCTACTTCGACCTTTGTATCAATTTACGGAAACATCTAGGAGCACTAAAGAGAAAGTAGTTGGTGGTCTGAGAAAGACCGATCATATTTTGAAGCATCAATTAAAATGTCACATGGCAGGTATTAGCTTAGATTAA
- a CDS encoding type II secretion system F family protein produces the protein MGFILGLLIILIILTIGYLIVGKDAIKHVLAHKLGDKKSTDASSEIDYNDYQLTQKELVIYFLILSSILFALGYIYYHHVWIAIIFSSIGIYLMKFIKRYLRDKRKKQLINEFKEGLYALNTALGAGRSLEQGFRVACEEMDQDANPLIAKEFTLIIHKMDANETVEGALIDFANRSHIEDIKNFADILVTCKRTEGDVMGIIKRTMTMIAEKIQVRREIETHIAQKKFEQRILMVMPAAVIVFLSMTSEGLLEPMFTTVVGRGIMTGALIANIICYFISAKIIDIEV, from the coding sequence TTGGGTTTTATATTAGGGCTATTAATCATTTTAATTATTCTAACGATAGGCTATCTGATTGTAGGAAAAGATGCGATAAAACACGTGTTAGCTCATAAACTAGGAGATAAAAAGTCAACAGATGCATCTTCAGAAATAGATTACAATGATTATCAGTTAACCCAGAAGGAGTTAGTGATCTATTTCTTAATATTATCTAGCATCTTATTTGCATTAGGCTATATCTATTACCACCATGTTTGGATAGCAATTATATTTTCATCTATTGGTATTTATTTAATGAAGTTTATAAAGAGATATTTAAGAGATAAAAGAAAAAAGCAGTTAATAAATGAATTTAAAGAGGGGCTATATGCTTTGAATACTGCCTTAGGAGCAGGACGTTCATTGGAACAAGGATTTAGAGTAGCATGTGAAGAGATGGATCAAGATGCAAATCCGCTTATAGCAAAAGAGTTCACACTGATCATTCATAAAATGGATGCTAATGAGACTGTGGAGGGGGCTCTAATTGATTTTGCTAATAGATCCCATATTGAAGATATCAAAAATTTCGCAGATATATTAGTTACTTGTAAACGTACTGAAGGTGATGTCATGGGCATTATCAAGAGGACAATGACAATGATTGCAGAAAAGATACAAGTTAGAAGAGAAATAGAGACTCATATAGCCCAGAAGAAATTTGAGCAAAGAATTTTAATGGTTATGCCAGCGGCTGTTATTGTATTCCTGTCAATGACAAGTGAAGGTCTTTTGGAACCCATGTTTACAACTGTAGTAGGTAGGGGAATTATGACTGGAGCATTAATAGCTAATATCATCTGTTATTTTATATCAGCAAAAATTATTGATATTGAGGTGTAA
- a CDS encoding Flp1 family type IVb pilin produces the protein MLKVLKDFWQEEEGLGTLEIVLILVVILAMAVIFKSQIAAFFNNLMSQLKDSTDSLERINSDFESP, from the coding sequence ATGTTAAAAGTACTCAAAGATTTTTGGCAAGAAGAAGAGGGGTTAGGGACCTTGGAGATTGTGCTGATACTTGTAGTTATTTTAGCAATGGCAGTGATATTTAAGAGTCAGATAGCTGCATTTTTTAATAATTTAATGAGCCAGTTAAAGGACTCAACGGATAGTTTGGAAAGGATTAATAGTGATTTTGAATCACCATAA
- a CDS encoding TadE/TadG family type IV pilus assembly protein, with product MNHHKKKISGSLTLEAAIILPIVIVILLFLIALCLMQYKKVYLQGLVNRVTRQEAHNYKSVMGQHLYWRIYDHKKSDKLDEIRDYIEAENVFMKEGTTIEVQLETGLIGDYLNVHIQTPFNFGVIPLGFIQVSSRSSVKDTTEMIRNFQLIDDYAAKLPAYDMMKKKWEAVINQVVEQIAFEY from the coding sequence TTGAATCACCATAAGAAAAAAATATCAGGCAGTCTTACGCTAGAAGCTGCTATCATCTTACCCATTGTTATAGTGATACTCTTATTCTTAATAGCTCTATGTTTGATGCAGTATAAGAAGGTGTACCTACAAGGTTTGGTCAACAGGGTAACAAGGCAGGAAGCTCACAATTATAAGTCTGTGATGGGACAGCATTTATACTGGCGAATTTATGATCATAAGAAGAGTGATAAATTAGATGAGATACGAGACTATATAGAGGCTGAAAATGTCTTTATGAAAGAGGGGACAACGATTGAAGTACAGCTAGAAACAGGGTTAATAGGGGATTATTTAAATGTACATATACAGACACCCTTTAATTTTGGAGTGATTCCATTAGGCTTTATTCAGGTATCATCAAGATCAAGTGTAAAGGACACAACGGAGATGATAAGAAACTTTCAATTAATAGATGACTATGCAGCAAAATTACCTGCTTATGACATGATGAAGAAAAAGTGGGAAGCGGTAATCAACCAAGTCGTAGAGCAGATAGCTTTTGAGTATTAA
- a CDS encoding DUF5702 domain-containing protein has product MEQRGSITVLLSSVFLCLILIGLTLIDSTLIYMGHVQANRAVSSASYSLLGEYYVPLMEEYGLFGVNQHIANDKKAKDYIVSSLNPYEYVDRKEEWQLYHYDVLETSVVHKDMLIQQEILEAQILEYMKYRGPLSAIEPFIIKVESIGKVAATGHLMKVKAREVDEPIIELNHEYEKLIQYVEGFKPKNKVEDYFIKMLIVPSEYYTTDIPDQYITNQLNAQLLVLEEVESYIDSLPTILEGIYTIKEYEIKIDKIEEGIDQLENDSMTKEVSSDVQESDNQETSDTMDDFNGLIEDYSLKIGEIENRLIDHYGKEGMENYNDLLSYIEERHQSYKVTFDEILSLTQKSIKVIDNIEKKSSDINEGILTINEDITINQEKYDLKTIESINKGLKDIENKIYSPHEDLDMSNKSSIKRMGDIFDRNKDCITLLNNELKKHENLQDFLLGAAETAAQSNDFITMNEANTYFNALKIECNNVSLNYSSDIQFEFGDLQPDAMDPKEHMNNQLQKSKDHEFLKSRQDNLLTDENGLYEEMPSIISQNKKQDDGSSELTIDDDGAFKDSFFNQLSRFDLGEVTEELLYEIYINEYILEVFNDVVESEKIENDSQYMQYQVEYVIGGQFNDFKNAKIVEAEIVLIRSAMNFLHIFNCTEKKAAIKFLANSIAGWWSAGVGTIIVQAVLMGIWAIAESFVDISRLIKGEEVAFYKLESDWVLSLDGMISFGIDKLSEEAIELVTNTIDEMGDKILETGSDMMEDLSQITSDNIEAFLEDSANRMTDVVKVSIDQMDEEVNRVIYGTAEAIILGKEIPSYPHLYDDLVVTLQEAVLEKEEMIKEYGYDVLDQVVDYTLDKSMDIINDYREKLIESGKEVLGNLTNQLQEDIKYQATDVIEGTMQKWDEELTAYVKDVPLDDTFGEKPSKVPSIRFAYVDYLRLLLLIQPDDIKMYRTADLIQLSIIEDYNEDFRLSNYTTTIQVDSVVTKPLLFSRFLNLYVKEENRIGDGVKYEARCESTY; this is encoded by the coding sequence ATGGAGCAGAGAGGATCGATTACAGTTCTATTAAGTTCAGTATTCTTATGCTTAATTCTAATTGGATTAACATTAATTGATAGCACTTTAATCTATATGGGGCACGTCCAAGCTAATCGAGCTGTAAGCTCTGCTTCTTATTCTTTATTAGGAGAATATTATGTACCTCTCATGGAAGAGTATGGCCTCTTCGGAGTTAATCAACATATAGCTAATGATAAGAAAGCTAAAGATTATATAGTTAGCTCACTTAATCCTTACGAATACGTAGACAGAAAAGAGGAGTGGCAACTTTATCATTATGATGTTTTGGAAACATCTGTGGTCCATAAGGATATGCTGATTCAGCAGGAGATATTAGAAGCTCAAATTTTAGAGTACATGAAATATCGAGGGCCACTATCAGCCATTGAACCTTTTATTATAAAAGTAGAATCTATTGGTAAAGTAGCAGCAACGGGGCATCTAATGAAAGTGAAAGCTAGAGAAGTAGATGAACCAATTATTGAGCTGAATCATGAATATGAAAAGCTTATACAGTATGTTGAAGGTTTTAAACCAAAGAACAAAGTTGAAGACTATTTTATAAAGATGCTTATTGTACCGTCTGAGTATTATACAACCGACATTCCCGATCAATACATAACCAATCAATTAAATGCGCAACTACTGGTGTTAGAGGAAGTAGAATCATACATAGATAGTTTACCAACTATATTAGAAGGCATCTATACAATAAAGGAATATGAAATAAAGATTGACAAGATAGAAGAGGGAATTGATCAATTAGAAAATGACAGTATGACCAAGGAGGTATCTTCTGATGTGCAGGAGTCAGATAATCAAGAAACATCAGATACCATGGATGATTTTAACGGCTTAATAGAAGACTATTCTTTAAAAATTGGAGAAATAGAGAACAGACTCATTGATCATTATGGGAAAGAAGGTATGGAAAACTATAATGACTTATTATCATATATAGAAGAACGACATCAATCCTATAAGGTTACCTTTGATGAAATCCTATCTCTAACTCAGAAATCTATAAAAGTTATTGATAATATAGAGAAGAAAAGCAGCGATATAAATGAAGGTATTCTAACGATTAACGAGGATATTACGATTAATCAAGAGAAATACGATTTGAAAACGATAGAAAGTATAAACAAGGGATTGAAAGATATTGAGAATAAAATTTATAGTCCTCATGAGGACCTTGATATGTCGAATAAATCCTCTATAAAGAGAATGGGAGATATCTTTGATAGAAATAAAGATTGTATTACTTTATTGAATAATGAATTAAAGAAACATGAAAACTTACAAGATTTTCTATTAGGTGCAGCAGAAACTGCTGCTCAATCAAATGATTTTATAACTATGAATGAGGCAAATACCTATTTTAATGCATTGAAAATTGAATGTAATAATGTGAGTCTTAACTACTCGTCCGATATCCAATTTGAATTTGGTGATTTGCAACCGGATGCAATGGATCCAAAGGAGCATATGAATAATCAACTTCAAAAATCCAAGGATCATGAATTTTTAAAGAGTAGACAAGACAATCTTCTTACAGATGAGAATGGGCTTTACGAAGAAATGCCATCTATTATTTCACAAAATAAAAAGCAAGATGATGGCAGCTCTGAATTAACTATAGATGATGATGGTGCTTTTAAAGACAGTTTTTTTAATCAACTATCTCGCTTTGATTTGGGAGAGGTAACAGAAGAACTGTTATATGAAATTTATATAAACGAGTACATTTTAGAGGTTTTTAATGACGTTGTTGAAAGTGAAAAGATAGAGAATGACAGCCAATATATGCAGTACCAGGTAGAGTACGTTATTGGTGGACAGTTTAATGATTTCAAAAATGCCAAAATTGTTGAAGCTGAGATAGTGTTAATTAGAAGTGCTATGAACTTTTTGCATATCTTCAATTGTACAGAAAAAAAAGCAGCTATTAAATTTTTAGCTAATAGCATAGCAGGGTGGTGGTCAGCAGGAGTTGGTACCATTATTGTTCAGGCTGTGCTAATGGGAATATGGGCCATTGCTGAAAGTTTTGTGGATATTAGCAGGTTAATAAAAGGGGAAGAAGTAGCCTTTTATAAACTTGAATCCGATTGGGTGTTAAGCTTAGATGGAATGATAAGCTTTGGTATAGATAAGTTATCAGAAGAAGCCATTGAATTAGTGACTAACACCATTGATGAAATGGGGGATAAGATTTTGGAAACGGGGTCAGATATGATGGAGGATTTGAGTCAAATAACTTCAGATAATATAGAAGCTTTCTTAGAAGACTCGGCTAATCGTATGACGGATGTTGTTAAAGTAAGTATTGACCAGATGGATGAAGAGGTTAACCGTGTCATCTATGGTACAGCGGAAGCTATCATACTAGGTAAAGAAATACCTTCTTACCCCCATTTATATGATGATCTGGTGGTAACCTTACAAGAGGCTGTACTTGAAAAAGAAGAAATGATCAAGGAGTATGGTTATGATGTCCTTGATCAGGTAGTCGACTATACATTGGATAAAAGTATGGATATCATAAATGATTATCGGGAAAAACTGATTGAATCAGGTAAAGAAGTATTGGGTAATCTTACGAATCAATTACAAGAAGATATCAAGTATCAAGCTACAGATGTAATAGAAGGAACAATGCAAAAATGGGATGAGGAACTAACGGCTTATGTCAAAGATGTACCTTTAGATGATACATTTGGAGAAAAACCTTCTAAGGTTCCAAGTATTCGGTTTGCCTATGTAGATTACTTACGGTTATTACTTCTCATTCAGCCTGATGATATAAAGATGTATAGGACAGCGGATTTAATTCAGTTAAGTATTATAGAGGACTACAATGAGGACTTTCGATTAAGCAATTATACCACAACAATACAAGTAGATTCTGTTGTAACGAAGCCATTATTATTTTCCAGGTTTCTAAATCTATATGTTAAAGAAGAGAATCGAATTGGAGATGGCGTTAAATACGAGGCTAGATGTGAAAGTACCTATTAG